The following nucleotide sequence is from Kiritimatiella glycovorans.
AACTCGAGGAACTCATCCGCAACCGGACGGAGGGGAGCCGCGAGTATGTAGACCGGACCCGTAAGCTGGAATCGGAGGTGACCGCGGAAGAGGAACGCCAGGTGCAGCTGCGCGAACTCATCGAGTCCGGCCGCAGGGAATGGGAGACGGCCAGGGAGGAGCGCGAACGGATCGCGGCCGAGGCACGGCGCGTGGAGCAGGCGCAGCGGGAGTTGGGACGCAAGCTGGAGGAAATCCAGGAGCAGCGGTCAAAACACGACCTTCAGCGCGCCGAAAAGCAGATGCGACTCGACAACCTGATCGAACGGGTCACCTCCGACTGGCATATCACCGCGGAACAGATGGACGAAGAACCCCCGCCGGAATGGGACACCGAAGAAACACCGAACGAGGAGGCGCTTGAATCCGAAGTCGCGGAGATGCGCGCCAAACTCGATTCGATGGGGCCGGTAAACCTCGTGGCCATCGAGGAACACCGCGAACTCGAGGAGCGCTACGCGTTTCTGCAGCAGCAGCAGCAGGATCTGACCTCGTCCAAAGAACAGATGATGGAGCTGATCCGGAAGATCAACAAGACCTCGACCGAGAAGTTCACGGAGACCTTCCACGCGGTGAACGCGAACTTCCAGCAGACTTTCAAGCAGCTCTTCGGCGGCGGGAGCGCCAAGCTGGTACTGATCGACGAAGAGGACGTACTCGAATCCGGCATCGAGATCATCGCCCGTCCCCCCGGCAAAAAACTCCAGAGCATCTCGCTGCTCTCCGGGGGCGAGCGCACCATGACCGCCGTGGCGCTGCTGTTCGCGCTTTACCTCGTCAAGCCCAGCCCCTTCTGCCTGCTCGACGAACTGGACGCGGCGCTCGACGACGCCAATATCGGCCGGTTCGTGAAGGTCGTGAAGGGATTCCTGGAAACGTCGCAGTTTATCGTCATCACCCACAACAAGCAGACGATCGCCGCCTCCTCCACCATCTACGGCGTCACCATGCCGCAGAAAGGCGTCTCACGCATCGTGTCGATGAAGTTTGCGGACTACGAGGGGGAATAGACCATGAAGGCCGGTTGAGGGGCGGGGCTCTCCCACTCAGGTTTCAGGTTTCTTGCTCAGCCCCGCCCCGTCTTCACCCCACCGGAACAAACTCGATACCCTCTTTCCCGGCGCGGGCTTCCACCGTCTCGGCGTCCTCGAGCCTGCCGCGCAGGATGGCGTCGGCCAGCCGGTCCTCGACCTCGCGTTCCACGGTGCGTCGCATCTGGCGCGCACCATAGGTCGGGTCGAACCCTTTTTCGATGAGGTATTCCTTCGCCGAATCCGCCAGCCGCAGATCGACCTTGCGTCCCGCCAGGCGGGTGCGCACCCGCTCAACCTCGTTATCGAGAATCCGCTCGATGTGCGTGCGGTTGAGCTTGCGGAAGACCACGATATCGTCGAGACGATTGATCAGTTCCGGTTTGAAGACGTTGCGCGCCTCGGAGAGCATCGTGTCCTTGAGCTTCGCGTAATCCATCTCGCCCGAGATCTGGCCGAATCCCATGCCCCCGCCCTTTTTGACCAGCTCGCCGCCGAGGTTGGACGTCATGATGATCACCGTATTCCGGAAGTCGACGCTGCGCCCGAGGCTGTCGGTCAGACGGCCTTCCTCGAGGATCTGAAGCAGCATATGCATCACGTCGGGGTGGGCCTTTTCGACCTCGTCGAAGAGGACCACCGAATACGGCCGGCGGCGGACTCTTTCCGTGAGCTGTCCGCCCTCCTCGTGGCCCACGTAGCCCGGGGGCGAACCCACCAGCCGCGAGACGTTGAACTTTTCCATGTACTCCGACATGTCGAGCTGAATCAGCGCGTCCTCGTCGTCGAACACGAACCGGGCCAGCTCCTTCGCCAGCATCGTCTTGCCCACACCCGTGGGGCCGAGAAAGATGAACGATCCGATCGGCCGCGTGGGATCCTTGAGGTCCGCGCGCGAACGACGCAGTGAGCGGGCAATGGCGGTGATGGCCTCGTCCTGCCCGATGACGACGCGGGAGAGGGTGTCCTCCATCTCGAGGAGCTTCTTCATCTCCGCCTCGCCCATTTTGGCGACGGGCACCCCGGTCCACTTGGAGACCACCACCTTGATCTCCTCGTCGTCGATCGAGATCGTATTCTCCTCGCGCTCCCGGCGCCATTCGTTGACCACCTCGTCCAGCTTCTCCTTGGCGCCGCGCTCCCGGTCGCGCCAGGAGGCCGCCTCTTCGAAATTCTGGTCCTGGATCGCCTGATCCTTGTTCCGCCGGGCCTCTTCGATCTCGTCCTCCAGCTTCCTGATTTCCGGGGGCCGCGTCATGGTGGTGATCCGGCCGCGCGCGCCGGCCTCGTCGATCAGATCGATCGCCTTGTCGGGCAGGAAGCGGTCCGGGAGGTAGCGGGCCGAGAGTTCCGCGGCCGCCTTGAGCGCCTCGTCCGAGAACCGGGCG
It contains:
- a CDS encoding ATP-dependent Clp protease ATP-binding subunit — protein: MNNFTPRAQKVLQAARAEAERFNHGYVGTEHILLGLIGLDQGVAVSVLKSMGVELETLRMEVEKAVGTGPEMKTIGNIPFTPRAKKVLALAGREAQSLGHTYVGTEHILLGLLREGEGVAARVLESLGIDLEESRMAVMKELDPNYEPGDEEEAPGPELGTARKEKKGKSKTPALNAFGLDLTEEARKGELDPVIGRKEEIERVIQILCRRTKNNPVLLGEAGVGKTAIAEGLAQNIVEGEVPDLLTNRKVVKLDLALMVAGTKYRGQFEERIKAVMDEIRRMGNIILFLDELHTIVGAGSAEGAMDAANIIKPSLSRGELQCIGATTLKEYRRFVEKDAALERRFQSITVKEPTIEETVEILRGLRSKYEEHHHARFSDEALKAAAELSARYLPDRFLPDKAIDLIDEAGARGRITTMTRPPEIRKLEDEIEEARRNKDQAIQDQNFEEAASWRDRERGAKEKLDEVVNEWRREREENTISIDDEEIKVVVSKWTGVPVAKMGEAEMKKLLEMEDTLSRVVIGQDEAITAIARSLRRSRADLKDPTRPIGSFIFLGPTGVGKTMLAKELARFVFDDEDALIQLDMSEYMEKFNVSRLVGSPPGYVGHEEGGQLTERVRRRPYSVVLFDEVEKAHPDVMHMLLQILEEGRLTDSLGRSVDFRNTVIIMTSNLGGELVKKGGGMGFGQISGEMDYAKLKDTMLSEARNVFKPELINRLDDIVVFRKLNRTHIERILDNEVERVRTRLAGRKVDLRLADSAKEYLIEKGFDPTYGARQMRRTVEREVEDRLADAILRGRLEDAETVEARAGKEGIEFVPVG